The following are encoded together in the Labrus mixtus chromosome 2, fLabMix1.1, whole genome shotgun sequence genome:
- the LOC132988280 gene encoding carbohydrate sulfotransferase 12-like isoform X3: MGTWRGLRVAFILGSLFMILLIIVYWDDVGGFNLYPLHDPKHESLHSDSDPQATTGQPRSLFTSRENTSSAFNSHTTAPSTTLVPEEKGGEAEEQANDEEKNTQERVKEEIREDEEKETSSATEEEREQEARKQRIMDVCSGKDAVEFPGRTRAFEQIPNRELDHLIVDDTHQIIYCYVPKVACTNWKRVMVVLSQSVISPSSGKPYTDPEAVPPDLVHNSSLHLTFAKPNEDFYRQFGSVMLRRYGNLSGSLPETAAEAFAAGIKPTFQQFITYLLDPETEKEGIFNEHWRQVYRLCHPCQVKYDFIGRLETLEPDAEHLLKLLEVDHLLHFPSGARNRTATSWERDWFKQIPTLVKRELYKLYEPDFELFGYPKPDSVIHR; this comes from the exons ATGGGAACATGGCGTGGTCTTCGAGTGGCGTTCATCCTTGGGTCTTTGTTTATGATCCTGCTGATCATCGTGTACTGGGATGACGTCGGGGGCTTCAACCTCTACCCGCTTCATGACCCCAAACACGAGTCCCTGCACTCTGACTCTGACCCTCAGGCGACTACAGGCCAGCCACGATCTTTGTTTACAAGCAGAGAAAACACCAGTTCTGCCTTTAATAGCCACACTACTGCTCCCAGTACAACACTGGTCCctgaggagaaaggaggagaagctgAGGAACAAGCAAATGATGAAGAGAAGAATACACAAGAACGGGTGAAGGAGGAAAtaagagaggatgaggagaaggaaACGAGTAGTGCTACTGAGGAGGAAAGGGAACAAGAGGCGAGGAAGCAGAGGATCATGGACGTGTGCTCAGGAAAGGATGCAGTGGAATTCCCTGGTAGGACTCGGGCATTTGAGCAGATCCCAAACAGAGAGCTGGATCACCTGATAGTTGATGACACTCACCAAATTATCTACTGCTATGTTCCCAAG GTGGCGTGCACCAACTGGAAGCGAGTGATGGTGGTTCTCTCTCAGTCTGTGATCTCCCCCTCCTCAGGAAAACCTTACACTGACCCAGAGGCTGTACCTCCTGACCTCGTACACAACTCCTCTCTCCACCTCACTTTTGCTAA gccAAACGAGGACTTCTACAGGCAGTTTGGCTCGGTCATGCTGCGTCGTTATGGTAATTTGTCTGGTAGTCTgccagagacagcagctgaggcATTTGCAGCGGGAATCAAACCGACATTTCAGCAGTTCATCACATACCTACTGGatccagagacagagaaagagggtaTCTTTAACGAACACTGGCGGCAG GTGTACCGTCTGTGCCATCCTTGCCAGGTGAAGTATGATTTCATTGGAAGACTGGAAACCCTGGAACCAGACGCAGAGCACCTACTGAAGCTTTTAGAGGTAGATCATCTGTTACACTTCCCTTCAGGAGCCCGAAACCGTACTGCAACCAGCTGGGAGAGAGACTGGTTCAAGCAGATCCCCACTTTAGTGAAAAGAGAACTCTACAAACTGTATGAACCAGACTTTGAGCTGTTTGGATATCCTAAACCTGACAGTGTGATCCACCGGTAG
- the LOC132988280 gene encoding carbohydrate sulfotransferase 12-like isoform X2, translating to MGTWRGLRVAFILGSLFMILLIIVYWDDVGGFNLYPLHDPKHESLHSDSDPQATTGQPRSLFTSRENTSSAFNSHTTAPSTTLVPEEKGGEAEEQANDEEKNTQERVKEEIREDEEKETSSATEEEREQEARKQRIMDVCSGKDAVEFPGRTRAFEQIPNRELDHLIVDDTHQIIYCYVPKVACTNWKRVMVVLSQSVISPSSGKPYTDPEAVPPDLVHNSSLHLTFAKFWRHYGSLSRHLMALKLQHYTKFLFVRDPFVRLISAFRNKFGRPNEDFYRQFGSVMLRRYGNLSGSLPETAAEAFAAGIKPTFQQFITYLLDPETEKEGIFNEHWRQVKYDFIGRLETLEPDAEHLLKLLEVDHLLHFPSGARNRTATSWERDWFKQIPTLVKRELYKLYEPDFELFGYPKPDSVIHR from the exons ATGGGAACATGGCGTGGTCTTCGAGTGGCGTTCATCCTTGGGTCTTTGTTTATGATCCTGCTGATCATCGTGTACTGGGATGACGTCGGGGGCTTCAACCTCTACCCGCTTCATGACCCCAAACACGAGTCCCTGCACTCTGACTCTGACCCTCAGGCGACTACAGGCCAGCCACGATCTTTGTTTACAAGCAGAGAAAACACCAGTTCTGCCTTTAATAGCCACACTACTGCTCCCAGTACAACACTGGTCCctgaggagaaaggaggagaagctgAGGAACAAGCAAATGATGAAGAGAAGAATACACAAGAACGGGTGAAGGAGGAAAtaagagaggatgaggagaaggaaACGAGTAGTGCTACTGAGGAGGAAAGGGAACAAGAGGCGAGGAAGCAGAGGATCATGGACGTGTGCTCAGGAAAGGATGCAGTGGAATTCCCTGGTAGGACTCGGGCATTTGAGCAGATCCCAAACAGAGAGCTGGATCACCTGATAGTTGATGACACTCACCAAATTATCTACTGCTATGTTCCCAAG GTGGCGTGCACCAACTGGAAGCGAGTGATGGTGGTTCTCTCTCAGTCTGTGATCTCCCCCTCCTCAGGAAAACCTTACACTGACCCAGAGGCTGTACCTCCTGACCTCGTACACAACTCCTCTCTCCACCTCACTTTTGCTAA GTTTTGGCGCCATTATGGTTCTCTGTCCCGCCACCTGATGGCACTCAAGCTCCAGCACTACACCAAGTTTCTTTTTGTACGAGACCCCTTTGTACGACTCATCTCAGCCTTTAGGAACAAGTTTGGAAG gccAAACGAGGACTTCTACAGGCAGTTTGGCTCGGTCATGCTGCGTCGTTATGGTAATTTGTCTGGTAGTCTgccagagacagcagctgaggcATTTGCAGCGGGAATCAAACCGACATTTCAGCAGTTCATCACATACCTACTGGatccagagacagagaaagagggtaTCTTTAACGAACACTGGCGGCAG GTGAAGTATGATTTCATTGGAAGACTGGAAACCCTGGAACCAGACGCAGAGCACCTACTGAAGCTTTTAGAGGTAGATCATCTGTTACACTTCCCTTCAGGAGCCCGAAACCGTACTGCAACCAGCTGGGAGAGAGACTGGTTCAAGCAGATCCCCACTTTAGTGAAAAGAGAACTCTACAAACTGTATGAACCAGACTTTGAGCTGTTTGGATATCCTAAACCTGACAGTGTGATCCACCGGTAG
- the LOC132988280 gene encoding carbohydrate sulfotransferase 12-like isoform X1: MGTWRGLRVAFILGSLFMILLIIVYWDDVGGFNLYPLHDPKHESLHSDSDPQATTGQPRSLFTSRENTSSAFNSHTTAPSTTLVPEEKGGEAEEQANDEEKNTQERVKEEIREDEEKETSSATEEEREQEARKQRIMDVCSGKDAVEFPGRTRAFEQIPNRELDHLIVDDTHQIIYCYVPKVACTNWKRVMVVLSQSVISPSSGKPYTDPEAVPPDLVHNSSLHLTFAKFWRHYGSLSRHLMALKLQHYTKFLFVRDPFVRLISAFRNKFGRPNEDFYRQFGSVMLRRYGNLSGSLPETAAEAFAAGIKPTFQQFITYLLDPETEKEGIFNEHWRQVYRLCHPCQVKYDFIGRLETLEPDAEHLLKLLEVDHLLHFPSGARNRTATSWERDWFKQIPTLVKRELYKLYEPDFELFGYPKPDSVIHR, translated from the exons ATGGGAACATGGCGTGGTCTTCGAGTGGCGTTCATCCTTGGGTCTTTGTTTATGATCCTGCTGATCATCGTGTACTGGGATGACGTCGGGGGCTTCAACCTCTACCCGCTTCATGACCCCAAACACGAGTCCCTGCACTCTGACTCTGACCCTCAGGCGACTACAGGCCAGCCACGATCTTTGTTTACAAGCAGAGAAAACACCAGTTCTGCCTTTAATAGCCACACTACTGCTCCCAGTACAACACTGGTCCctgaggagaaaggaggagaagctgAGGAACAAGCAAATGATGAAGAGAAGAATACACAAGAACGGGTGAAGGAGGAAAtaagagaggatgaggagaaggaaACGAGTAGTGCTACTGAGGAGGAAAGGGAACAAGAGGCGAGGAAGCAGAGGATCATGGACGTGTGCTCAGGAAAGGATGCAGTGGAATTCCCTGGTAGGACTCGGGCATTTGAGCAGATCCCAAACAGAGAGCTGGATCACCTGATAGTTGATGACACTCACCAAATTATCTACTGCTATGTTCCCAAG GTGGCGTGCACCAACTGGAAGCGAGTGATGGTGGTTCTCTCTCAGTCTGTGATCTCCCCCTCCTCAGGAAAACCTTACACTGACCCAGAGGCTGTACCTCCTGACCTCGTACACAACTCCTCTCTCCACCTCACTTTTGCTAA GTTTTGGCGCCATTATGGTTCTCTGTCCCGCCACCTGATGGCACTCAAGCTCCAGCACTACACCAAGTTTCTTTTTGTACGAGACCCCTTTGTACGACTCATCTCAGCCTTTAGGAACAAGTTTGGAAG gccAAACGAGGACTTCTACAGGCAGTTTGGCTCGGTCATGCTGCGTCGTTATGGTAATTTGTCTGGTAGTCTgccagagacagcagctgaggcATTTGCAGCGGGAATCAAACCGACATTTCAGCAGTTCATCACATACCTACTGGatccagagacagagaaagagggtaTCTTTAACGAACACTGGCGGCAG GTGTACCGTCTGTGCCATCCTTGCCAGGTGAAGTATGATTTCATTGGAAGACTGGAAACCCTGGAACCAGACGCAGAGCACCTACTGAAGCTTTTAGAGGTAGATCATCTGTTACACTTCCCTTCAGGAGCCCGAAACCGTACTGCAACCAGCTGGGAGAGAGACTGGTTCAAGCAGATCCCCACTTTAGTGAAAAGAGAACTCTACAAACTGTATGAACCAGACTTTGAGCTGTTTGGATATCCTAAACCTGACAGTGTGATCCACCGGTAG
- the eif3ba gene encoding eukaryotic translation initiation factor 3, subunit Ba, which produces MQDTVDMVDDPEYEEEEPSFSDPEDYEDDVDDEELLGDILKDKPQEADGIDSVVVVDNVPQVGPERLEKLKNVIHKIFSKFGKITTEFYPEADGLTKGYIFLEYGGPTQALEAVKNADGYKLDKQHTFRVNLFTDFDKYMNISDEWETPEKQPFKDFGNMRHWIEDQDCRDQYSVIYEAGERTAIFNNDAKDPVISEERARWTETYVRWSPKGTYLATFHQRGIALWGGEKFKQIQRFSHQGVSLIDFSPCERYVVTFSPLMDTKEDPQAIIIWDILTGQKKRGFHCESSAHWPIFKWSHDGKFFARMTTDTLSIYETPSMGLLDKKSLKITGIKDFSWSPGDNIIAFWVPEDKDIPARVTLMQMPSRQEIRVRNLFNVVDCKLHWQRNGDYLCVKVDRTPKGTQGVVTNFEIFRMREKQVPVDVVEMKEGIIAFAWEPNGSKFAVLHGEPPRISVSFYHVKNNGKIELIKMFDKQQANSIFWSPQGQFLVLAGLRSMNGALAFVDTSDCTMMNIAEHYMASDVEWDPTGRYVVTSVSWWSHKVDNAYWLWTFQGRLLQKNNKDRFCQLLWRPRPPTLLSSDAIKLIKKDLKKYSKIFEQKDRLSQSKASKELVDKRRSMMEDYRRYRETAQQTYLEQKDLRLELRAGVDTDELDSNVEDWEEETIEFFINEEIIPLGDL; this is translated from the exons aGCTCCTTGGTGACATCCTGAAAGACAAGCCTCAGGAAGCTGATGGCATCGactctgtggttgtggttgacAACGTCCCTCAGGTCGGCCCGGAGCGTTTGGAGAAACTCAAGAACGTCATACACAAGATTTTCTCCAAATTTGGCAAAATCACCACTGAGTTCTATCCAGAGGCTGATGGCTTGACCAAagg GTATATCTTCTTGGAGTATGGTGGACCTACTCAGGCCCTTGAGGCAGTAAAGAACGCAGATGGATACAAACTGGACAAACAGCATACGTTCAGGGTCAATCTCTTCACTGACTTTGACAA GTACATGAACATCAGTGATGAGTGGGAAACTCCAGAGAAGCAGCCTTTCAAAGACTTT GGTAACATGCGTCACTGGATTGAGGACCAAGATTGTCGCGACCAATACAGTGTGATTTACGAAGCCGGAGAAAGGACTGCCATTTTCAATAACGATGCAAAGGACCCAGTCATAAGTGAAGAGAGAGCA CGCTGGACAGAGACATATGTGCGCTGGTCTCCTAAAGGCACTTACCTGGCCACCTTCCATCAACGGGGCATTGCATTGTGGGGCGGCGAGAAGTTCAAGCAGATTCAGAGGTTCAGTCATCAGGGGGTTTCCCTCATTGACTTCTCACCATGTGAAAG GTACGTGGTGACCTTCAGTCCTCTGATGGACACCAAAGAGGACCCTCAGGCCATCATCATCTGGGACATTCTGACTGGGCAGAAGAAGAGAGGTTTCCATTGCGAGAGCTCTGCACACTGGCCCATTTTCAA GTGGAGTCATGATGGGAAATTCTTTGCCAGGATGACCACAGACACTCTGAGCATCTATGAGACCCCA TCCATGGGCCTGCTAGACAAAAAGAGTCTCAAGATTACCGGGATCAA GGACTTCTCCTGGTCTCCTGGGGACAACATCATAGCATTCTGGGTGCCTGAAGACAAAGACATCCCAGCCAGAGTGACTCTGATGCAGATGCCTTCCCGTCAGGAGATCCGTGTCCGCAACCTCTTCAACGTGGTCGACTGCAAACTGCACTGGCAGAGAAACGGAGATTACCTATGTGTGAAGGTGGACAGGACTCCTAAAGGAACACAG GGTGTGGTCACCAACTTTGAAATCTTCCGCATGAGAGAGAAGCAGGTTCCTGTTGATGTGGTGGAGATGAAGG AGGGCATAATTGCATTTGCATGGGAACCAAATGGCAGCAAGTTTGCTGTTCTGCACGGAGAACCTCCCAGAATCAGTGTCTCCTTCTATCATGTCAAAAACAACGGCAAGATCGAGCTCATAA AAATGTTTGACAAGCAGCAGGCCAACAGCATCTTCTGGAGCCCACAGGGACAGTTTTTGGTGCTTGCTGGACTCAGGAG CATGAATGGAGCTCTTGCATTTGTGGACACGTCAGACTGCACCATGATGAACATAGCCGAGCACTACATGGCGTCTGACGTGGAGTGGGACCCGACCGGTCGCTACGTCGTCACCTCTGTCTCCTGGTGGAGCCACAAG GTGGACAATGCGTACTGGCTGTGGACATTCCAGGGCCGTCTTCTTCAGAAGAACAACAAGGACCGGTTCTGTCAGTTGCTCTGGAGACCCAGACCTCCCACCCTGCTCAGCTCAGACGCAATCAAG CTGATCAAGAAGGATCTGAAGAAGTACTCAAAGATCTTTGAGCAGAAGGATCGTCTGAGCCAGTCCAAGGCTTccaag GAGCTGGTGGATAAGCGCAGATCCATGATGGAAGACTACCGTCGCTACAGGGAGACAGCGCAGCAGACCTATCTGGAACAGAAGGACCTCCGCCTCGAGCTCAGAGCAG GAGTGGACACTGATGAACTGGATAGCAATGTGGAAGACTGGGAGGAGGAGACCATTGAGTTTTTTATCAACGAAGAAATCATTCCCCTTGGCGATCTGTAG